One genomic segment of Mesoaciditoga lauensis cd-1655R = DSM 25116 includes these proteins:
- the rimO gene encoding 30S ribosomal protein S12 methylthiotransferase RimO yields MKVFVSVLGCPKNEADSSVVIADLKKKGHTIVDSPSQADVMVVNTCGFIEAAKEESINEIFELAMYGKRVVAHGCLVQRYFKDLRKGIPEVSAFLGVVEPAKVVEAVEKPFDYVANPNPIYEFSARYLDDKPFAYLKVGDGCNRKCAFCAIPSFKGPLKNRKIEDVVQEAKFLISNGKKELVLVSQDLTQYSDEDRTLVDLLKELDGIEGDFWIRLLYLYPDGVNDGLIEFVKNSKHVLHYFDIPIQHASEKILKMMNRNSDVESLKKKFKNIRETIEDAILRTTLMVGFPTESDEDFEELIQFVEEIRFDRLGAFVYSDEEGTMAYEINPKVPASVSQKRYDELMELQREISLERNNSHIGKTFKVMIEGVEKNMYYGRTYMDAPEIDGYVHFSSKRKLNVGEFVEVKITDCEFYDLEGEA; encoded by the coding sequence GTGAAAGTATTTGTCAGTGTGCTAGGCTGCCCAAAAAACGAGGCAGATTCTTCTGTTGTCATCGCCGATCTGAAAAAGAAAGGGCATACCATAGTCGATTCGCCATCTCAGGCAGATGTGATGGTGGTGAATACGTGTGGTTTTATAGAGGCGGCAAAAGAAGAATCCATAAATGAAATTTTTGAGTTGGCCATGTATGGAAAGCGCGTAGTGGCCCACGGATGCTTGGTTCAAAGGTATTTCAAAGATCTTCGCAAAGGCATACCGGAAGTTTCAGCATTTCTGGGTGTCGTTGAACCGGCTAAAGTGGTTGAAGCTGTGGAGAAACCTTTTGACTATGTGGCAAATCCTAACCCAATTTACGAATTTTCAGCAAGGTACCTTGATGACAAGCCGTTTGCCTATTTGAAAGTAGGCGATGGATGTAACAGAAAGTGCGCATTTTGTGCCATACCCTCTTTTAAAGGGCCGTTAAAAAACCGAAAAATCGAAGATGTGGTGCAAGAAGCAAAGTTCCTTATTTCAAACGGTAAAAAAGAGTTAGTGCTTGTTTCACAAGATCTCACACAGTATTCGGATGAAGACAGAACCCTTGTGGATCTCTTAAAGGAATTGGATGGAATTGAAGGTGATTTTTGGATCAGGTTGCTTTATCTATATCCTGATGGTGTAAACGATGGGCTTATAGAATTCGTGAAAAATTCAAAGCATGTCCTTCATTATTTTGACATTCCCATTCAGCACGCTTCTGAAAAGATCTTGAAGATGATGAACAGAAATTCTGATGTGGAGTCGTTGAAGAAGAAATTCAAAAACATAAGAGAAACGATAGAAGATGCCATTTTGCGTACCACACTTATGGTAGGGTTTCCGACGGAAAGCGATGAAGATTTTGAAGAGCTGATTCAATTCGTTGAGGAAATCCGTTTTGATAGGTTGGGAGCGTTCGTATATTCGGATGAGGAAGGAACCATGGCGTATGAAATAAATCCCAAAGTTCCCGCCTCCGTTTCTCAAAAGCGTTACGATGAACTGATGGAACTTCAAAGGGAGATAAGCCTTGAAAGAAACAATTCCCATATTGGAAAGACGTTCAAAGTTATGATTGAAGGTGTTGAGAAAAACATGTATTACGGCAGGACGTATATGGACGCTCCGGAAATAGACGGATACGTTCATTTTTCTTCTAAAAGGAAACTGAACGTTGGAGAATTTGTTGAGGTAAAGATCACCGATTGTGAATTTTACGATTTAGAGGGAGAAGCATGA
- the pgsA gene encoding CDP-diacylglycerol--glycerol-3-phosphate 3-phosphatidyltransferase — MKVTLATKITFVRILLVVPFMYAALRNGKAMAWAALLLFVVASFTDYLDGKLARSMNEVTTLGKFVDQLADKVLVDAALLVFLQRGEIASWFVITIITRDIAVSGLRMMAASNSKVIAANWWGKLKTVSQMTFIIVVLVYNLTPFFGEWVNVLFMWLTFALTVWSGIYYFIQNSEVLEK; from the coding sequence ATGAAGGTTACACTGGCAACTAAGATAACGTTTGTAAGAATATTGCTTGTCGTTCCATTCATGTATGCCGCTTTGAGAAATGGCAAAGCGATGGCGTGGGCAGCATTGTTGCTTTTTGTAGTTGCTTCTTTTACAGATTATCTTGACGGAAAATTGGCAAGAAGCATGAACGAAGTTACAACGCTAGGAAAATTCGTGGATCAACTTGCAGACAAAGTTTTGGTAGATGCGGCCCTTTTGGTTTTTTTGCAAAGAGGGGAAATTGCGAGTTGGTTCGTTATCACCATCATCACGAGAGATATAGCGGTTAGTGGGCTAAGAATGATGGCTGCGTCGAATTCCAAAGTCATAGCTGCCAACTGGTGGGGGAAATTAAAAACAGTTTCACAGATGACTTTCATAATCGTTGTCCTTGTTTACAATCTTACTCCGTTTTTTGGAGAATGGGTAAACGTTTTGTTTATGTGGTTAACTTTTGCACTTACCGTTTGGTCTGGAATATATTATTTCATACAAAATTCGGAGGTCCTGGAAAAATGA